TCCGAAGGCATCGGCCGTGCTGCGGCTTCCGGATGAGAGCCGCGTGCGTCTGTCGGCGGGCTCGGACGTGGTGTTTGCTCGCGCGGACTCGAACGCAGTGCACCTGACCGTCCAGCAGGGACGGCTGTCCGTGAAGGCCTCGCATGCGCGTCGCGACGCGTTCCTCGTGGAGTCCGCGGGCCTGAGGGTGTCCGTCGTGGGGACGGTGTTCTCGGTGGAGCGCACGGCGGCCGGGGCCGCGGTGGCGGTGCTCGAAGGGCGCGTGCGCGTGGACGCGGAGGGACAGCCTCCGCGCTTCGTGGACGCGGGCGAGCGCGTGGAGCTCGCGGGCGCCGGTGAGACGTTGAAGCCTCGCGCGCTCTCCGCTGGAGACCGGCAGGCGTTCCAGGACCTGCGGGCCGATGAGCCTTCCGCTGCCGTCGCGAGCGTCGTGCCCGCGAAGAAGGGACCGTCGCGAGTCGAAGAGCGCCCGTCCGTCGCCACGCGCGACACGCCCGCGGCTGGGACCTCGCCCGTGGAGAACAACGTCGCGCCGTCGCAGACCGTCGCGCAGAAGGCGCCCACCGCCCCGGCTCCCGGCACCTCGCCCGTGACGAACAACACCGCGCCGTCGCAGGCCGTCGCGCAGAAGGCGCCTACCGCTCCGGCTCCCATGGAGAACAAGGCCGCGCAGTCGCAGGCCGTCGCGCAGAATGCGCCCACCGCCCCGGCTCCCATGGAGAACAACGCCGCGCAGTCGCAGGCCATCGCCCAGGCGACGCCGGATGGCTCGGCTCCCGTGGAGAACGACACCGCGCCGTCTCAGGACGTCGCGCGGAAGACGCCCGAGGCGCCTCGCACCGCTGTTGCCCAGGCGCAGGTTCCCAACACGGAGATTCCGCGGGCCGTGCCTTCGCCCGAGCCCACCCCGTCCGATGACTTCGCGCCCTACCCTGGCGCTTCAGCGGGTTCGCTCGCGTCCTCCTCGCCAATGCCGGGCGCCGTGCAGGCTCCCTCCATGGCTCCGGCCCCGCCCTCGGAGCCGCGCAAGCGCAAGACGCTGGGCGGGCTCGTTCCGGGCGGACTGCTGTCGGACGACTCCGATGAGCGCTTCCTCGGCTACGCCAAGGTCCAGACGGCCGGAACCACGTGCGGGCAGTTCCTCGTGGGCCTGGGCGAAATCGCCTCCGCCAGCCCTCGCACGAGCCACCGGGAACAGGCCCGCATCCTGCGCGGCCGCTGCCTCACCAAACAGCACCTGCCCGCGGACGCGGAGGACGAGTTCCGCCAGTACCTCCGCGAGTTCCCCAACGGCCACTACGCCACCGAGGCCCGCATCGCCCTGGGCATGTCCCCCGAGCCCGAGCCCGGCGCCCTCCCGCGGAAGCCCGCGCCCCTGCCTCCGCCCGTGACGCCGCGCTGGAACGGCTCGCCCCAGCGCGTCCCCGTCAGCCCCGGGGTTCCTCGTCGCTGGTGAACTCCGCGTCGACCTCGCCCCCTTCGCTCCGGGGGCGGCGGAAGGCGGTGGGCTCTTCTTCCGTGGGCTCCACCTTCGCGGTCGTCTCCGGCGATTCGAAGCGCCGCGCGTCCAGGAACGGATCCTCGCCCGGAATGGGCCCGACCTGCGTGAAGCGCACGGTGCCCGACCGCAGCGTCTGCTCCAGCGAGCGCCGCACCCGCGCCGTCACCACGCGGCGCACCGGCGGCACCATCAGCAAGAGCCCCATCACGTCCGAAATGAACCCCGGCGCGATGAGCAGCGCGCCGCCTACCATCACCAGCACGCCGTTGAGCAGGCCCTCCTCGGGCACGCCCCCTCCAGCCATGGCCTCGCGCCAGTTGCGGAACACCTTCTCGCCCTGCCTCCGGGCGATGAGGCTCCCCAGCACGGCGGAGACCGCCAGCAGCCCGAGCGTGGATGCCAACCCGATGTGGTGCCCCAGGGTGATCAACAGGTACAGCTCCGCCAGGGGCAACAGGATGCAGACGATGACGAGGGCCTTGAGCACGCTGGCACGTTAACGCCAGATTCACTCCCGCGCTCATTGTCGGCCGGACTCGCCGTGTTCCCACCCACCAGGGTCCCCGGCGCCCCCCGGCTCACTCCCCGTTGAGCTTCTCCATCAGGAAGCTCATCACGAAGTAGAGGATGGCGAAGCCACCCACCGCGAAGAGCACCAGCCGCGAGCCCATCGACATGGGCTCGGACGCCAGGCCCCGGCTGTTCACGCGCTCGGCCCGGTCCATCGCCTCGGCCAGGCCGGGGGTGATCTCCATGGGCTTCGCGGTGCGCCGGTAGTGCTCCGTGCGCAGGTACTGCTCCACCACCCGCTCCGTGGCGGCGCCCGTGAGGACCTCTCCCAGCTGCGGGTCGAACAGCCGGAGCTGGGCCTGATGGGCCAGTCCGGCGGCCTCCGTCAGCGCCTCGCGGATGAGCGCCTCACCGTCCACCAGGGGCACGCGCAGCTCCGCGCCCACCACCCGCTTGCCGTCGCGCAGGGGCAGCACCTCCACGGTGCCCACGCCCAGGTCCCACTCGCGCACGCCGTCCGGGCGGCCGGTCCCCGGGCGTGCCGCCAGCAGGGCGTCCACCCGTGCCATGTCGAAGGGGGCGCCTGGGGTCCGCGCCTGAAGGACCAACTCGTAACTCACGCGGGTTGCGAGTATACGCCGCCCGGTCGTTCCCGCCTCTTTGCCTCCGAGAATGCCTCGATGAAGCCCTCCTCTCCCCCCCGCTCCGGCCGGCCCGGCGCCCCTCCCCCCGGACGCGGCGGCAAGCCCGGCGCGCGCCCGGAGAAGCACGGCCAGCGCCCCGAGAAGATGCGCGCGGACCGCACGTCGCCGGAGCTGGGCCCGGACGGCACACCCCAGGTGATGCTCCTGCGCCGCGGCTCCGACCGCTGGCTCGCGGGCCCGCCGTGGATCTACCGCGCGGACCTCAACGGCGACCCCGGCCTCCAGGGCGGTGAAGTCGTCCGCGTGGTGGACGGCCGCGGCTGGTTCATGGGCAAGGCCTTCTATTCGAAGCAGTCGAAGATCTCCCTGCGCTGGCTCACCAACGACGACGTCGCGGTGGACGCGGACTTCTTCCGCCAGCGGCTCCAGTCCGCCGAGGCGCTGCGCAAGCTGGCGCTGCCCGGCGAGACAACGTACCGGCTGGTGCACGGCGAGGCGGACGGCCTGCCCGGGCTCGTGGTGGACCGCTACGGCGACTACCTGAGCGCGCAGTTCCTGGTCCCCGCCATGGAGCAGCGCAAGGCGCTCATCGCGGACCTGTTGGAGGAGCTCTT
The sequence above is drawn from the Corallococcus sp. NCRR genome and encodes:
- a CDS encoding FecR domain-containing protein; its protein translation is MTGHETQALWALAAGELDAAGKARVEAHLAECAACSAEWKRVEEARALLHTARSVEPSVRWEETGAKLKAAAAKRMAVPERRFLSPWAMTLAGACAVALVVWLGGAQWRNAAQGPESAVATKQGAGEAGERTVPGDLKATGQRGATEEAVAAHSEAASTTEAERVTGAVVREATGVEHALAAGMRLRSGMAVRTPPKASAVLRLPDESRVRLSAGSDVVFARADSNAVHLTVQQGRLSVKASHARRDAFLVESAGLRVSVVGTVFSVERTAAGAAVAVLEGRVRVDAEGQPPRFVDAGERVELAGAGETLKPRALSAGDRQAFQDLRADEPSAAVASVVPAKKGPSRVEERPSVATRDTPAAGTSPVENNVAPSQTVAQKAPTAPAPGTSPVTNNTAPSQAVAQKAPTAPAPMENKAAQSQAVAQNAPTAPAPMENNAAQSQAIAQATPDGSAPVENDTAPSQDVARKTPEAPRTAVAQAQVPNTEIPRAVPSPEPTPSDDFAPYPGASAGSLASSSPMPGAVQAPSMAPAPPSEPRKRKTLGGLVPGGLLSDDSDERFLGYAKVQTAGTTCGQFLVGLGEIASASPRTSHREQARILRGRCLTKQHLPADAEDEFRQYLREFPNGHYATEARIALGMSPEPEPGALPRKPAPLPPPVTPRWNGSPQRVPVSPGVPRRW
- a CDS encoding FxsA family protein — its product is MLKALVIVCILLPLAELYLLITLGHHIGLASTLGLLAVSAVLGSLIARRQGEKVFRNWREAMAGGGVPEEGLLNGVLVMVGGALLIAPGFISDVMGLLLMVPPVRRVVTARVRRSLEQTLRSGTVRFTQVGPIPGEDPFLDARRFESPETTAKVEPTEEEPTAFRRPRSEGGEVDAEFTSDEEPRG